In Planifilum fimeticola, the genomic window CAGAAGGATGGTTCATTTTATATGTTTTGCAGGCAACCGGATCATTGTCCACTGCTGCAACAACTTGAAAACCCCCGGCTTTTAAGCCTTCCGTTACACCACCACAACCACAAAAAAGATCCACTGCAGTAAGTGGCTTCAAACCTTTCATCATTAATACCCCCGTTATAACAATATTACGACATTCGTTCAATACCTTCAACTATATCTCAAAGAATGGGAAAAACTTTTACAAATGATTTCATAATGCAAAGAATGTCTACGATAAAACCACACAACGGTGATGTATGTAATTAAATTACCTTACAAGGATCACAGAAGGTTTGTGCTAAACTGCTGACTTTAGAAATGAAATTCTCATGCACCTTCGCTCCCTGAAAAAGGCCCGCAAGGACGTGTCGCTGCACGACCCCATCGGCACCGACAAAGAGGGAAATGAAATCACGCTGATCGATATCCTCGGCACCGACCGGGACGAGGTGGTCGAAACGGTCCAAACCAAGATCGAAAAGAAACGAATATACAACCACCTGCACATCCTCGATCCGCGGGAACAGGAAGTGATCCGAAACCGCTTCGGACTGGACGGAGGCAAGGAAAAAACCCAGCGGGAAATCGCACGGGAACTGGGTATCTCCCGCTCCTACGTATCGCGGATTGAAAAACGGGCGTTGATCAAGCTTTTCCACGAATTTTACCGGGTGGGACGAAAAAGCCAATAGAACGTTAAAAGCACAGGCACAACCGGTACAGGGCAACTGAGTTGCCCTTTTTTGATGTCTCTCCACTCAGAAGAAAAAATCCTCCCTATACTTTTCATCGCATGATATATTCAGAATAAAATGTAAAGTAACCAAAGTTAAAAAGCATCCCGTCGCTGCACGTCTCCCGTCACCCTTTGTGCAAACCTGCCCGGATTCACAAGTCAGTGTCTAAGACTTGATGCACGAAAAGGAGGATCAAAGACATGAACGGTACAGGAATATTGAACGGTTCCTTGGCCAGAAAATACATGAACATTATTCTTCCCCTTTTCATCGGTTCCGTCTTGGCGTATCTCGACCGGCTCAACATCGCCTATGCCGCATTGACGATGAATGAAGATCTTGGTTTTACCGCCAAGGTTTTCGGGATGGGCGCAGGCATTTTGTTCTGGGGATACGTCTTGTTTGAGGTACCGGGAACGCTGATCGCCCATAAATGGAGCCCGCGTAAATGGATTGCGCGAATCATGATTACATGGGGTCTTTCGTGTGCGCTCATGGCTTTAATCCAAAACGAAATGCAGTTTTACATACTCCGCTTTCTGATCGGCGCCGCGGAAGCAAGTTTTTATCCCGTTTGCTATGCCGTCGTCATCCCTCGCTGGTTTAACGTAAGGGAAAGGCCGACGGCCATTTCCATCATGTTGACTTCTCTGTTGGTATCAAATATTATCGGGTCCCCTTTGGCGGGGATGTTATTGGATTTGTCATGGATGGGGTTAAAAGGATGGCAAATGTTGTTTTTGATAGAGGGAGGGATCGCGTTCATCTTCGGTCTCATCATCCCCTTCTGGCTGGCCGACTGGCCAAAAGAGGTTCGTTGGTTGAGTGAAGATGAAAAGAAGGTCCTGGCTGAACAATATGAACGCGAAGATCAAGTCAAAAGCTCCGCAAAAAACTATACGGTTTGGGAAGCTCTGCGGGATAAGGAAGTCCTTAAGCTCTGCCTGATATACTTCATGTGGATTACCGGTTTTTGGGGTTTCGGGTTCTGGATGCCAACGATTTTGAAATCCGTTTCCGGCTGGTCCAATGCAAGTATTGGATGGCTCATCGTTATTCCGATGACGCTTGCCTTGATCGGCTTCATCGTGAACGGCATCTCCTCTTCCCGCACAGGGGAAAAGAGATGGCATGTGGCGCTCCCCATGTTTATTGGCGCCATCGGGATGGGATTGGGATCGGTAGTCACTCACCCGATATTGAGTTTCGTGCTGGTCTGCATCACTGCCATCGGTGTGTACGTGGGCATGGGGGTTTGGTGGACATATCCGACATCGTTTCTCTCGGGAGCCGCCGCGGCAGGTGCAGTAAGTCTGATCAACTCGGTGGGCAACTTGGGTGGATGGACCGGCCCCTATTTGGTCGGATTTCTCAAAGATCTAACCGGAACCTTCACTTGGGCCTATCTTTACCTGGCTTTCTCATTGGCGGCAGCCGGGCTATTGATCCTTACCCTGCGTAAAAAACTGCCCACAGATCATATGGCAGTCCTCCCGACTTATGGTTCGAAGCCCAAGACAGGAACGGATCAACTGTAAGTAAGGCGTGAAGACCGGGCGTTATGCCCGGTCTCCGATCATCGTTTTATGGGACAATGACCACAACAGGCGTCCACCGCGCCCGTACCCTTTCCCGCCTTTTGCCTGTGCAACTGCCGAGAGACCCTCGTCGTCAGCCAGAATAGCTCAACTTAAGCCTTTCCCTCTATTTTCATCTGTATTGCAAGCGTATCGTTTCAACGATATTATCATCGCGAAGCCGTGACAGCGAAAACCGCATAATGATCCACGTTACGGCAATTACACCGAGTGTACACTGTACTATCGGCAACCACGGGATCGCAAAATCCAACTCCACGGGGGACGAAAAGGTTCGATATAGCAAATACGACCCGAGCATCCCA contains:
- a CDS encoding MFS transporter, which produces MNGTGILNGSLARKYMNIILPLFIGSVLAYLDRLNIAYAALTMNEDLGFTAKVFGMGAGILFWGYVLFEVPGTLIAHKWSPRKWIARIMITWGLSCALMALIQNEMQFYILRFLIGAAEASFYPVCYAVVIPRWFNVRERPTAISIMLTSLLVSNIIGSPLAGMLLDLSWMGLKGWQMLFLIEGGIAFIFGLIIPFWLADWPKEVRWLSEDEKKVLAEQYEREDQVKSSAKNYTVWEALRDKEVLKLCLIYFMWITGFWGFGFWMPTILKSVSGWSNASIGWLIVIPMTLALIGFIVNGISSSRTGEKRWHVALPMFIGAIGMGLGSVVTHPILSFVLVCITAIGVYVGMGVWWTYPTSFLSGAAAAGAVSLINSVGNLGGWTGPYLVGFLKDLTGTFTWAYLYLAFSLAAAGLLILTLRKKLPTDHMAVLPTYGSKPKTGTDQL